Proteins found in one Borreliella valaisiana VS116 genomic segment:
- a CDS encoding DUF58 domain-containing protein, whose protein sequence is MMQDNEISSNTKTKIKALKFFSRKMLSELNFGGYRSIFKGLGLEFHEFRPYEDSDDARFIDWNVSSKADSIFSKVFKEDRGMNLHLLVDNSLSMSLGGKVNKKDVQDLLVSIFAHMAFFNNDKIGVTFFSSGTDKFIPSSKGHSHLGLILSETINRNLKPGSSLAYIFKNTAEYYKKRSLVIIISDFKANAYFKSLNVLSKRHNVVAIRITDFFDENFPKIGTLICEDVETGENFLVSGFSKLTLSGYKNYWTLDKIKWKKECIKKNISFIEIDTKEDVFKKLKILLKKGS, encoded by the coding sequence ATGATGCAAGATAACGAGATAAGTAGTAACACTAAAACCAAAATAAAAGCTTTAAAGTTTTTTTCAAGGAAAATGCTTTCAGAGCTTAATTTTGGTGGTTATCGTTCAATTTTTAAAGGACTTGGTCTTGAATTTCACGAATTTAGACCTTATGAGGATTCTGATGATGCTAGATTTATTGATTGGAATGTGAGTTCAAAAGCTGATAGTATTTTTTCAAAGGTTTTTAAAGAAGATAGAGGGATGAATCTTCATCTTCTTGTCGATAATTCACTTTCCATGAGCTTGGGAGGTAAGGTAAATAAAAAAGATGTTCAGGATTTGTTGGTTTCTATTTTTGCACATATGGCATTCTTTAATAATGATAAAATAGGTGTTACTTTTTTTTCAAGTGGAACAGACAAATTTATACCCTCTAGCAAAGGTCATTCACACTTAGGATTGATATTAAGTGAAACGATCAATAGAAATCTTAAGCCGGGTAGCAGCTTAGCTTATATTTTTAAAAATACGGCAGAATATTATAAAAAAAGATCTTTGGTTATAATTATTTCTGATTTTAAGGCGAATGCTTATTTTAAATCTTTAAATGTTTTAAGTAAAAGACATAATGTTGTTGCTATAAGAATTACAGATTTTTTTGATGAAAATTTTCCTAAAATTGGAACTTTGATTTGCGAAGATGTTGAAACTGGAGAAAATTTTTTAGTTTCAGGTTTTAGCAAATTAACATTAAGTGGTTATAAAAACTATTGGACGCTTGATAAAATAAAATGGAAAAAAGAGTGTATTAAAAAAAATATTAGTTTTATTGAGATTGATACTAAAGAAGATGTTTTCAAAAAACTTAAAATTCTTCTTAAAAAGGGATCATAG
- a CDS encoding AAA family ATPase: MKSSFQIDSEVENALHLINKFRREVSSRVLGQKEMIDAILMGLLTEGHVLLEGVPGLAKTLAIQTVSDVLDLEFKRIQFTPDLLPSDLTGNMVYKSATGTFKVRKGPVFSNVILADEINRAPAKVQSALLEAMGERQVTLGDETHRLPDPFFVLATQNPIEQEGTYNLPESQLDRFLLKVNVNYPSVQDEVRLLKIFSVDGRLENIKVAKVMNAYSLADIKRTVGRVKVDDKIMLYIVTLISASRERDKKTYPFAKYIEFGASPRASLSLLKCARVNALYEGRIFVLPEDVKAVAYSVLRHRITPSYEAEVEEMSIDDIIRMLLSAVALP; the protein is encoded by the coding sequence ATGAAGAGTAGTTTTCAGATAGATTCAGAAGTAGAGAATGCATTACATTTGATAAATAAATTTAGAAGAGAGGTTTCAAGCAGGGTTCTTGGTCAAAAAGAAATGATAGATGCTATTTTAATGGGGCTTTTAACAGAGGGGCATGTTTTGCTTGAAGGGGTTCCAGGTCTTGCTAAGACTCTTGCAATTCAAACCGTATCTGATGTTCTTGACCTTGAGTTTAAGCGTATACAGTTTACCCCAGATCTTTTACCTTCTGATCTTACGGGTAATATGGTTTATAAAAGTGCTACAGGAACTTTTAAGGTTAGAAAAGGTCCAGTATTTTCAAATGTTATTTTAGCAGATGAAATCAATAGAGCTCCTGCAAAAGTTCAGTCTGCTCTTCTTGAGGCTATGGGAGAAAGACAAGTAACTCTTGGAGATGAAACCCATAGACTTCCAGATCCGTTTTTTGTTCTTGCTACTCAAAATCCAATAGAGCAAGAGGGGACTTATAATTTGCCAGAATCTCAACTCGATAGATTTTTATTAAAAGTTAATGTTAATTATCCATCAGTGCAGGATGAAGTAAGACTTTTGAAAATATTTTCGGTGGATGGGCGTCTTGAAAATATTAAAGTTGCAAAGGTTATGAATGCTTATTCGTTGGCTGATATTAAAAGAACGGTTGGCAGAGTAAAAGTTGATGACAAAATAATGCTTTATATTGTTACTTTAATCTCTGCATCTCGTGAGAGAGATAAGAAAACTTATCCGTTTGCCAAATATATTGAATTTGGCGCATCTCCCAGGGCTTCTCTTAGTTTATTAAAGTGTGCTCGTGTTAATGCTCTTTATGAGGGGCGAATATTTGTTCTACCAGAAGATGTTAAAGCTGTAGCTTACAGTGTGTTAAGGCACAGAATTACACCATCTTACGAGGCAGAGGTAGAGGAAATGAGTATTGATGATATTATTAGAATGCTTCTTTCTGCTGTAGCGCTTCCTTAG
- the rsmG gene encoding 16S rRNA (guanine(527)-N(7))-methyltransferase RsmG, whose protein sequence is MISDIEFALSEYNFQFVYKDLQKINLYIKRILLLNTRFNLISNSNSNFNAILNLHVIDSLLGLSTIKEINPSEVLDVGSGAGFPGIVLAIFDTSRKYYLLERSKKKSTFLKMIKLELDLENVKILEYEIEREKKKHEFITIRAFRSMNEYALILKNLLKDKGLIMAYKGKFDRINLEVGQIKDLFSKIEVKSLNPKLSVDRNLVLLYK, encoded by the coding sequence ATGATAAGTGATATTGAATTTGCTTTGTCGGAGTATAATTTTCAGTTTGTTTACAAAGATCTTCAGAAAATAAATTTATATATAAAAAGAATTTTACTTTTAAATACCAGATTTAATTTAATTTCAAATAGCAATAGTAATTTCAATGCTATTCTTAATCTACACGTTATAGATTCTCTTTTAGGATTGTCTACTATTAAAGAGATTAATCCTTCTGAAGTTCTTGATGTTGGAAGTGGTGCTGGATTTCCAGGTATTGTTTTGGCTATTTTTGACACTTCTAGAAAATATTATCTTTTAGAAAGAAGTAAAAAAAAGTCTACTTTTTTGAAAATGATAAAATTAGAACTTGATTTAGAAAATGTAAAAATTTTAGAATATGAGATTGAAAGAGAAAAAAAGAAGCATGAATTTATTACAATTCGGGCTTTTAGAAGTATGAATGAATATGCTTTAATTTTAAAGAATCTTTTAAAGGATAAAGGCTTAATTATGGCATATAAGGGCAAATTTGATAGAATTAACCTTGAAGTTGGTCAAATTAAAGATTTGTTTAGCAAAATAGAAGTAAAGTCTTTAAATCCAAAATTAAGCGTAGACAGAAATTTGGTTTTGCTTTACAAATAA
- the mnmG gene encoding tRNA uridine-5-carboxymethylaminomethyl(34) synthesis enzyme MnmG, with product MDFEAIVIGGGHAGIEAALALSRLNFKTLMITQNLDTIGKLSCNPAIGGLAKGNMVREIDALGGEMGRIIDFSMIQFRVLNKSRGPAVQAPRAQADKLMYQTKAKETLERQDNLDLFQDTVVDFLLNSMRNEIEGVVTERGNKFRASVVVLTTGTFLRGKIFIGEYRANMGRLAEFSAYGLDKTLRGLGFEMGRLKTGTPARIHKKSVNFSKTEVQFGDSDIIPFSFSNDKLDKSQLSCYVTYTNKRTHEIISENMHLSPLYSGEIVGNGPRYCPSIEDKIIKFKDKDRHQIFIEPEGFNTEEMYLNGLSSSLPENIQQKLINSIEGLENAVITRPGYAVEYDYINPIELYPNLESKRVKGLFIAGQTNGSSGYEEAAAQGLMAGINAALRLQNKKPMILTRTSSYIGVLIDDLVTKGTKEPYRMFTSRAEHRLNLRHDTSDKRLIKIGYDLGLVDEDRYSRYLFKKSRVEEIKELLKQRRLSLKDVSNEQLKKHVSKDFYHILKDPSVSLDNLIKIDPSLNDSKVILEQVEFDVKYEGYINRQKDLIKKLHNLELVKLPFDFNYEVIEGLSKEAREKFSKVQPATLAQASRIPGIRSTDITVLFIYFSNPKNKVVLNFSV from the coding sequence ATGGATTTTGAAGCAATTGTTATTGGAGGAGGGCATGCAGGGATTGAAGCTGCTCTTGCTCTTTCAAGGTTGAATTTTAAAACCTTAATGATTACTCAAAATTTAGATACAATTGGTAAGCTTTCTTGCAATCCTGCTATTGGTGGACTTGCTAAGGGTAATATGGTTAGAGAAATTGATGCTCTTGGCGGTGAAATGGGTCGTATTATTGACTTTAGTATGATTCAATTTAGAGTTTTAAACAAAAGCCGTGGTCCTGCAGTTCAAGCTCCACGTGCCCAAGCTGATAAATTAATGTACCAAACCAAGGCCAAAGAAACTTTGGAGCGTCAAGACAATCTTGATCTTTTTCAAGATACGGTTGTTGATTTTCTTCTTAATTCTATGAGAAATGAAATTGAAGGTGTTGTTACAGAGCGGGGCAATAAGTTTAGAGCAAGCGTTGTAGTGCTTACAACAGGAACGTTTCTTAGAGGTAAAATATTTATTGGTGAGTATAGAGCTAATATGGGTAGACTTGCTGAATTTTCTGCTTATGGACTTGATAAAACTTTGCGTGGTCTTGGATTTGAAATGGGTAGGCTTAAAACGGGTACTCCAGCAAGAATTCATAAAAAAAGTGTGAACTTTTCAAAGACTGAGGTTCAATTTGGAGATTCAGATATTATTCCCTTCTCTTTTTCAAATGACAAGTTAGATAAATCTCAACTTTCATGTTATGTGACCTATACGAATAAAAGAACTCACGAAATAATCAGTGAAAATATGCACTTGTCGCCCCTTTATTCTGGTGAGATTGTTGGTAATGGTCCAAGATATTGTCCTTCTATTGAGGATAAGATAATAAAGTTTAAAGATAAAGATAGACATCAAATTTTTATTGAACCTGAAGGATTTAATACGGAAGAAATGTATCTTAATGGCCTTAGCTCATCTTTGCCTGAAAATATTCAGCAAAAATTGATCAACAGTATTGAAGGACTTGAGAATGCTGTTATTACAAGGCCTGGTTATGCTGTTGAGTATGATTATATAAATCCAATTGAACTTTATCCAAATCTTGAGAGCAAAAGAGTTAAAGGGCTTTTTATAGCGGGTCAGACCAATGGCTCTTCAGGATATGAAGAAGCAGCAGCTCAAGGGTTAATGGCTGGAATTAATGCCGCTCTTAGACTTCAAAATAAAAAGCCAATGATTTTAACAAGAACTAGTTCTTACATTGGAGTTCTTATTGACGATCTTGTTACCAAAGGCACTAAAGAACCTTACAGAATGTTTACTTCTAGGGCTGAGCACAGACTTAATTTAAGGCACGATACTAGTGATAAGCGTTTGATTAAGATTGGGTATGATCTCGGGCTTGTTGATGAGGATAGATATTCAAGATATCTTTTTAAGAAAAGTAGAGTTGAAGAGATAAAGGAACTTTTAAAGCAAAGGCGTCTTAGTTTAAAAGATGTTTCCAATGAACAATTAAAAAAACATGTTAGTAAAGATTTTTATCATATCTTAAAAGATCCTTCTGTTAGTTTAGATAATCTGATAAAGATTGATCCAAGTTTAAATGATTCAAAAGTAATTTTAGAGCAAGTTGAATTTGATGTTAAATATGAAGGTTATATTAATAGACAAAAAGATTTGATTAAAAAACTTCATAATCTAGAACTTGTCAAGCTTCCATTTGATTTTAATTATGAGGTCATTGAAGGCCTTTCAAAAGAAGCTAGAGAGAAATTTTCCAAGGTGCAACCAGCTACTCTTGCTCAAGCAAGTCGGATTCCTGGAATAAGAAGTACTGATATTACTGTTTTGTTTATATATTTTTCAAATCCTAAAAATAAGGTAGTTCTAAATTTTTCTGTATGA